The stretch of DNA GGGGCCGCCGAGATCACGTCCAGCATCGCCGGCCCGCCGGCCGAGGTGGTGTTCGACGCGCCCCGCTCGAGCGTCAGCAGGTCGCCCCGGACCGCGACGGCCGTGTCAAGCACCGCCCGGCCGTCGGTCCAGGGGGCCGTCGCGTCGACGACCTGGCCGCGGACCCGGTCGCCCGTCTCGATCCGGTCGTCGGCGTTCGAGTACGGGAGGAAGGCCTCGCCGACGCCGCAGTCGACGACGGCACCGCTCCCCAGCGTCTCCGTCACCGCCCCGGTGACGACCGCCCCATCCGGAGTCTCGGCCGACCACGCGAGCGCGTCCCGACCGAGGCCCCGGAGACGGTCGACGACCCGCTCCACCGACTCGCTGTCGCCGCTCACGCCGACGCCCTGCCGGTCGTCGGTCGTCGCCACCGTCGCCGCCGCCCGCTCGGCTCCGAACTCGGCGTCGAAGCGGTCCTCGATCGGCCCGGACGCCTGCACCACCTCCACGCCGGCGTCGATCAGTAGCTCGGTCAGGGCAGTCGCGTAGATACCCCGGACGCGGACGCTCATAGCGCGTCGGCGTCCGTCGCGAACCGCACCCGGCCGTCGACGGTCGGACCGAGCGTCAGTTCCACCACCTCGTCGTTCAGCACGCGCCCGCCCTCGACGGGGACGCCCCACGAGTCGAACCGGAGGTACCCCCGGATGTCGTCGGCGTGTGTGAACAGGTCCAGGTACTCGACGGTGTGTGTCTGGATATCGCTGCTGCTGTGTGCGACGTCCATATCCGAGTGGAGCGTCTCCCGGTCCGCGAAGAACGCTTCGAGGTCGTCGGCCGCTTCGTCGGTCAGCTCGACCACCGTCTCGGAGGCCGCCTCGATGGCCGTCTGGTCCACCCCGGCCTCGCGCAGCGCCTGCTGTTCCCGCTGTGTGAAGTGCATACCCGCCGTTGGCGGCGGGGGACCGAAAACGTCGCGGATGCTCACTCCCCGCCGGGCACCCACAGTCGACGCCCCCGACGCTGTCGACCGGCTCCGCGCCGAGCGGTCGGGCCGCCGGAACACGGCCCGGCCCCGGATCACTGGTGACCGCAGAACGTCGGCGTCGCCGCTCAGGCCATCGCGTTCAGGACCAGGATCAGGACCCCGAACAGCAGGCCGAAGGCGACGATGGTGCGCGGATCGATGCGGATGGTGTTGCTGTCCTCGGCGTCGAAGTACCGGACCAGTCCGGCACTGGACATCAGTCCGCCGCTGTCGCTGCTCATACGGACTCCTGCCACCCGAGCTTCGGTAAGCCTTTCGGGTTCGTGCCGGCAGCCGCGCCCGTATGGACAACCCTTATCAGACCCCGCAGGTTACTTCGAGGAGAACCATGACGGTCACGCTCAAGGACTTCTACGCCGACTGGTGCGGCCCCTGCAAGACCCAGGACCCGATCCTCGAGGACCTCGAGGAGGAGTGGACGGACGTCGAGTTCGAGAAGATCAACGTCGACGAGGAACAGGACGTCGCCAACGAGTATCAGGTCCGCTCGCTCCCGACGCTCATCGTCGAGAACGACGACGGCGTCGTCGAACGGTTCGTCGGCGTCACACAGGCCGAGGACATCGAAGACGCGTTCCAGCAGGCCGGCGCGTAAGTTCTAGTCGGTCGACGCCCGATCGTAGCGACTCGCCGGCAACAGCAACTCGCTGACCGCCGGCAGGTGTTTGACGTTGAAGACGATCTTCGCGTCCG from Haloarcula litorea encodes:
- a CDS encoding DUF7532 family protein, whose protein sequence is MHFTQREQQALREAGVDQTAIEAASETVVELTDEAADDLEAFFADRETLHSDMDVAHSSSDIQTHTVEYLDLFTHADDIRGYLRFDSWGVPVEGGRVLNDEVVELTLGPTVDGRVRFATDADAL
- a CDS encoding preprotein translocase subunit Sec61beta → MSSDSGGLMSSAGLVRYFDAEDSNTIRIDPRTIVAFGLLFGVLILVLNAMA
- a CDS encoding thioredoxin domain-containing protein; protein product: MTVTLKDFYADWCGPCKTQDPILEDLEEEWTDVEFEKINVDEEQDVANEYQVRSLPTLIVENDDGVVERFVGVTQAEDIEDAFQQAGA